A stretch of the Candidatus Rokuibacteriota bacterium genome encodes the following:
- a CDS encoding TldD/PmbA family protein produces MAEALAFVAAQPGVREAEVFAAANRTLLTRLNFTSHIPCNGIEEPKSSEGYGLGVQAVFEAPGGFATIGFGAEPSDLSRRGVERALDKARRGAVHDPEFVSLPRPGSESRRLHAYHDPRLLEVGDGQLVEVGWRVLGGALNAFLTSSRLADLAGGDAGLRRLGLIVGGDVTVLQERIAIASTHLPGPQTDESTLMMGFVTAMVEAHDAKGSGWSTGTGLERFTDEAGVEAAQNAIAAIGGERVPAGDYTVILGKQPVADLLNNLVIPACQAGAFYSSSTPFLGRLGKPVASPLLSVYDSGAAPGLMGSKGITCEGLPTGRTDLLRNGQLVGLLTNWYDAQRLLRDPLIRQKLGVEATAASPALVARNGFRYTGGGGRAFDVQPGVAASNVIVEGAEPVPLGELIRAVKDGLYIGRIWYTYPINGLGAGDFTCTVVGDSFIIRDGRIAGPLRANVIRINDNITRLLQSIVGIARDAKGTLVWAADEVVYAPEIAVSGVHVDEISSPMEVFD; encoded by the coding sequence GTGGCCGAGGCCTTGGCCTTCGTCGCCGCCCAGCCCGGCGTGCGCGAGGCCGAGGTGTTCGCGGCCGCCAACCGGACCCTCCTGACGCGCCTCAATTTCACCTCCCACATTCCCTGCAACGGCATCGAGGAGCCCAAGTCCAGCGAGGGGTACGGGCTCGGCGTCCAGGCGGTGTTCGAGGCCCCCGGCGGGTTCGCCACGATCGGCTTCGGGGCGGAGCCGAGCGACCTCTCCCGGCGGGGCGTGGAGCGGGCGCTCGACAAGGCCAGGCGGGGCGCGGTCCACGACCCCGAGTTCGTGTCGCTGCCGAGGCCCGGCTCCGAGAGCCGCCGGCTCCACGCGTACCACGACCCGCGGCTCCTCGAGGTCGGCGACGGGCAGCTGGTCGAGGTCGGCTGGCGGGTCCTCGGGGGGGCCCTCAACGCCTTCCTCACCTCGTCCCGGCTGGCTGATCTCGCCGGGGGCGACGCGGGCCTCCGGCGTCTCGGCCTCATCGTGGGCGGCGACGTGACGGTCCTGCAGGAGCGGATCGCCATCGCGTCGACCCACCTGCCGGGGCCGCAGACGGACGAGTCCACGCTCATGATGGGCTTCGTGACCGCCATGGTGGAGGCGCACGACGCCAAGGGCTCGGGCTGGTCCACGGGCACCGGCCTCGAGCGCTTCACCGACGAGGCCGGCGTCGAGGCGGCGCAGAACGCCATCGCCGCCATCGGCGGCGAGCGGGTCCCCGCGGGGGACTATACGGTGATCCTCGGCAAGCAGCCGGTGGCCGATCTCCTCAACAACCTCGTCATCCCGGCCTGCCAGGCCGGCGCCTTCTACTCGTCCAGCACACCCTTCCTCGGGCGGCTCGGCAAGCCGGTGGCCTCGCCGCTGCTCTCGGTGTACGACAGCGGCGCCGCGCCGGGTCTCATGGGCTCCAAGGGCATCACCTGCGAGGGGCTCCCCACCGGGCGCACCGACCTCCTCCGGAACGGCCAGCTGGTGGGGCTCCTGACGAACTGGTACGACGCCCAGCGACTGCTGCGCGACCCGCTCATCCGCCAGAAGCTCGGCGTGGAGGCGACCGCCGCCTCCCCGGCGCTGGTCGCGCGCAACGGCTTCCGCTACACGGGCGGCGGCGGGCGGGCCTTCGACGTCCAGCCGGGGGTCGCGGCCTCCAACGTGATCGTGGAGGGCGCCGAGCCCGTGCCACTCGGGGAGCTGATCCGCGCGGTCAAGGACGGGCTCTACATCGGCCGCATCTGGTACACGTACCCGATCAACGGTCTGGGCGCAGGCGACTTCACTTGCACCGTGGTGGGCGACTCCTTTATCATCCGGGACGGTCGAATCGCGGGTCCGCTCCGTGCCAACGTCATCCGGATCAACGACAACATCACGCGGCTGCTCCAGAGCATCGTCGGCATCGCCAGGGACGCCAAGGGCACGCTCGTCTGGGCGGCCGACGAGGTCGTGTACGCTCCCGAGATCGCCGTGAGCGGCGTCCACGTCGACGAGATCTCGAGCCCCATGGAGGTGTTCGACTGA
- a CDS encoding transketolase — MARPDLARLQQLARECRVQILRMLTHAGSGHPGGSLSVADILVTLYFHRMRYDPARPGWEERDRLVLSKGHCVPAQYCCMARAGFFPESQLITLRKLGSPLQGHPDRVMLPGIEAATGSLGQGLSIAVGMALGLKLGGKAARVYCVVGDGEIQEGQVWEAAMSAPQLGQPAHALDNLCVIVDYNKIQLDDHVRNILDLEPLVDKWKSFGWPVLDIDGHDFAQIDKALDHAEAIKGKPTFVVAHTVKGKGVSFMEDEPEWHGKAPKPAEAIRAIGEILGDPLPAWAQAVVGEIERLEKR; from the coding sequence ATGGCCAGGCCCGACCTCGCGCGGCTCCAGCAGCTCGCCCGGGAATGCCGCGTCCAGATCCTGCGCATGCTCACCCACGCCGGCTCGGGCCACCCCGGCGGCTCCCTCTCCGTGGCCGATATCCTGGTGACGCTCTACTTCCACCGCATGCGCTACGACCCCGCGCGCCCCGGCTGGGAGGAGCGCGACCGGCTGGTGCTCTCCAAGGGACACTGCGTGCCCGCCCAGTACTGCTGCATGGCCCGGGCCGGCTTCTTCCCCGAGAGCCAGCTCATCACCCTCAGGAAGCTGGGGAGCCCGCTGCAGGGCCATCCCGACCGCGTGATGCTGCCGGGCATCGAAGCGGCCACGGGCTCGCTCGGCCAGGGGCTCTCCATTGCCGTCGGCATGGCGCTGGGGCTCAAGCTCGGCGGCAAGGCCGCGCGCGTCTACTGCGTCGTGGGCGACGGCGAGATCCAGGAGGGCCAGGTCTGGGAGGCCGCCATGTCGGCGCCCCAGCTCGGCCAGCCCGCCCATGCACTGGACAACCTCTGCGTCATCGTCGACTACAACAAGATCCAGCTCGACGACCACGTGAGGAATATCCTCGACCTCGAGCCCCTGGTGGACAAGTGGAAGTCCTTCGGCTGGCCGGTTCTCGACATCGACGGCCACGACTTCGCCCAGATCGACAAGGCGCTGGACCACGCCGAGGCCATCAAGGGCAAGCCCACTTTCGTGGTGGCCCACACCGTGAAGGGCAAGGGCGTCTCCTTCATGGAGGACGAGCCCGAGTGGCACGGCAAGGCGCCCAAGCCTGCCGAGGCGATCCGGGCCATCGGCGAGATCCTCGGCGACCCGCTGCCCGCCTGGGCCCAGGCGGTCGTGGGCGAGATCGAGCGCCTGGAGAAGCGGTGA
- a CDS encoding transketolase family protein has protein sequence MAAKASRAAFGEALLELGATDERIVTVDADLSKSTMTAKFAKAYPSRAFNVGIAESTMIGMAAGLALTGRVPFACSFACFLVGRFETIRVSVAYTQAPVKLVGTHVGVAIGEDGYTQMGLEDIACIRALPNIPIVQPADELETRQAVAWAVGHPGPVYLRLTRQSLEPVHEDGYRFRFGLAEVLRPGHDVTIVASGGPLWNCLEAAERLAAQGVVAEVVNVATIKPLDEETILGSAGKTGRVVTVEDHGVHGGLGGAVAELLGEVMPTPLRRLGVTGFGESGDPRGLYAKHGLDPDGIAESVLKFLHR, from the coding sequence ATGGCGGCCAAGGCCTCGCGCGCCGCCTTCGGGGAGGCCCTCCTCGAGCTGGGCGCCACGGATGAGCGCATCGTCACCGTCGACGCCGACCTCTCGAAGTCCACGATGACCGCGAAGTTCGCGAAGGCCTACCCGTCACGCGCCTTCAACGTCGGCATCGCCGAGTCCACCATGATCGGCATGGCGGCCGGGCTCGCGCTCACCGGCCGCGTCCCCTTCGCCTGCTCGTTCGCCTGCTTCCTCGTGGGGCGCTTCGAGACGATCCGCGTCTCGGTGGCCTACACGCAGGCCCCCGTCAAGCTCGTGGGCACGCATGTGGGCGTTGCCATCGGGGAAGACGGCTACACGCAGATGGGGCTCGAGGACATCGCCTGCATCCGCGCGCTGCCCAACATCCCCATCGTCCAGCCCGCCGACGAGCTCGAGACCAGGCAGGCGGTGGCCTGGGCCGTGGGGCATCCGGGCCCCGTGTACCTGCGGCTCACCCGGCAGAGCCTGGAGCCGGTCCACGAAGACGGCTACCGGTTTCGCTTCGGGCTGGCCGAGGTCTTGCGCCCCGGCCATGACGTCACCATCGTGGCCTCGGGCGGCCCGCTCTGGAACTGCCTCGAGGCCGCCGAGCGGCTCGCCGCCCAGGGTGTCGTCGCGGAGGTGGTCAACGTGGCGACCATCAAGCCGCTGGATGAGGAGACGATCCTGGGCTCGGCGGGAAAGACGGGACGGGTGGTCACGGTCGAGGACCACGGTGTGCATGGCGGCCTCGGCGGCGCCGTGGCCGAGCTGCTCGGCGAGGTCATGCCCACCCCGCTCCGGCGGCTGGGCGTGACGGGCTTCGGCGAGTCAGGCGACCCGAGGGGGCTCTACGCCAAGCACGGGCTCGATCCCGACGGTATCGCGGAGAGCGTCCTCAAGTTCCTCCACCGCTGA
- a CDS encoding RraA family protein — translation MRIGIGPLWPEVPRIAGPAFTVRTARHDNLMLHAAIYLAEPGDVIVVEAGDQEMAVAGGNVCAVAQGRGVQGFVIDGVIRDVAESRARGFPLFARGVSPIPGGKEGPGQINAPITCGGVHVGPGDVVVADEEGIVVVPGVRAAEVLARAQAKASADAAETLEAWERKHRARVEATLTAKGYRP, via the coding sequence ATGCGGATCGGCATCGGGCCGCTGTGGCCCGAGGTGCCGCGCATCGCCGGTCCGGCCTTCACCGTGCGGACGGCGCGCCACGACAACCTCATGCTCCACGCCGCCATCTACCTCGCGGAGCCCGGGGACGTGATCGTGGTCGAGGCGGGCGACCAGGAGATGGCCGTCGCCGGCGGCAACGTGTGCGCGGTGGCCCAGGGGCGCGGAGTGCAGGGGTTCGTGATCGACGGCGTCATCCGGGACGTGGCCGAGTCCCGGGCCCGGGGCTTCCCGCTCTTCGCCCGCGGCGTGTCACCGATCCCGGGGGGCAAGGAAGGGCCAGGCCAGATCAACGCGCCCATCACCTGCGGAGGCGTGCACGTGGGCCCGGGCGACGTGGTGGTGGCCGACGAGGAGGGGATCGTGGTGGTGCCCGGTGTCCGCGCCGCCGAGGTGCTGGCGCGCGCCCAGGCCAAGGCCTCCGCGGATGCGGCCGAGACGCTGGAGGCCTGGGAGCGGAAGCATCGGGCCCGCGTGGAGGCCACGCTCACGGCCAAGGGCTACCGCCCCTGA
- a CDS encoding ABC transporter permease: MASVSEPALHADGLRAEWTRTWAFACRNVIMARRNVFFLFELTFWPGVAMVSHGLLTRFLSLTPEMTAFILSGTVALSAVQVCQLDVAYAVLFDIWSKSMKHQFLAPVGIRHLALGSWLVGVARGLVVFGLMAAIGSRAFGFDFLGGGARSLAAFLAGCFLCALVIGLLVCTLVLLFGTRAETSAWAAVNLIVMLAGIYYPISVLPGWVAAISAAIPLTYFLDAFRAGYGFDPQFSDPLAKGFALALLYVALAHWALAAAITRARRTGLLLKLSE, translated from the coding sequence ATGGCGAGCGTGAGCGAGCCTGCGCTGCACGCCGATGGGCTCCGGGCGGAGTGGACGCGGACCTGGGCCTTCGCCTGCCGCAACGTGATCATGGCACGCCGGAACGTCTTCTTCCTCTTCGAGCTGACCTTCTGGCCCGGCGTGGCCATGGTCTCGCACGGGCTCCTGACCCGCTTCCTCTCGCTGACCCCCGAGATGACCGCCTTCATCCTCTCCGGCACCGTGGCGCTCTCGGCCGTGCAGGTCTGCCAGCTCGACGTGGCCTATGCCGTGCTCTTCGACATCTGGTCCAAGTCGATGAAGCACCAGTTCCTCGCCCCGGTCGGCATCCGTCACCTGGCGCTGGGCTCCTGGCTCGTGGGGGTGGCGCGCGGCCTCGTCGTCTTCGGGCTCATGGCCGCCATCGGCAGCCGCGCCTTCGGCTTCGACTTCCTGGGCGGTGGCGCGAGGAGCCTCGCCGCGTTCCTGGCCGGCTGCTTCCTCTGCGCCCTCGTCATCGGGCTCCTGGTCTGCACGCTGGTCTTGCTCTTCGGCACGCGGGCCGAGACCTCCGCCTGGGCGGCCGTGAACCTCATCGTCATGCTGGCGGGGATCTACTACCCGATCTCGGTGCTCCCTGGCTGGGTGGCCGCCATCTCGGCCGCGATCCCGCTGACGTACTTCCTGGATGCGTTCCGGGCGGGCTATGGGTTCGACCCCCAGTTCAGCGACCCGCTGGCGAAGGGATTCGCCCTGGCCCTCCTCTACGTGGCGCTCGCGCACTGGGCGCTGGCCGCCGCCATCACGCGCGCTCGTCGCACCGGCCTTCTCCTCAAACTCTCGGAGTGA
- a CDS encoding ABC transporter ATP-binding protein translates to MPAVEARGLTKAFKTGWFHRRRTEALRGVSLEVPRGAIFGLLGPNGAGKTTLLSILATLLLPDAGSASVLGMDVVRESLAVRRRLNMASGNASFVWSLRPAEVLMFYGRLYGLSGGALRRRVEELIELCELTSHRKTEYNELSTGLKQRLAFAKALLNEPEVLFLDEPTLGLDPDVSIRIRAQIARLRRERGTTIILTTHYMREAEELCDDVAFIKAGRILAQGAPDALKRQIRLGEVIALRLDPLEPAGLSSLPGVLECRLREDHIECAVDAADKRLPELLRWLHEQGVVVRGCEVCEPDLEEVFVELNR, encoded by the coding sequence ATGCCCGCCGTGGAGGCGCGCGGCCTGACGAAGGCCTTCAAAACGGGTTGGTTTCATCGCCGGCGCACCGAGGCGCTCCGGGGGGTGAGCCTCGAAGTCCCCCGCGGGGCCATCTTCGGGCTGCTCGGGCCCAATGGGGCCGGGAAGACCACGCTGCTCTCCATCCTGGCGACGCTGCTCCTGCCTGATGCGGGGTCGGCCAGCGTGCTCGGCATGGATGTCGTGCGGGAGAGTCTGGCCGTGCGCCGCCGGCTCAACATGGCCAGCGGCAATGCCTCCTTCGTCTGGAGTCTCAGGCCGGCAGAAGTGCTCATGTTCTACGGCAGGCTCTACGGCCTCTCGGGCGGCGCCCTGAGACGGCGCGTGGAAGAGCTCATCGAGCTGTGTGAGCTCACCTCACACCGCAAGACGGAGTACAACGAGCTGTCCACCGGGCTCAAGCAGCGGCTGGCCTTCGCCAAGGCGCTCCTCAACGAGCCGGAAGTGCTCTTCCTCGACGAGCCCACGCTGGGGCTCGATCCGGACGTGTCCATCAGGATCCGCGCCCAGATCGCCCGCCTGAGGCGGGAGCGGGGGACCACGATCATCCTCACCACCCACTACATGCGGGAGGCCGAAGAGCTCTGCGACGACGTCGCCTTCATCAAGGCCGGGCGCATCCTGGCCCAGGGCGCCCCGGACGCGCTCAAGCGCCAGATCAGGCTGGGGGAGGTCATTGCGCTGAGGCTGGACCCGCTGGAGCCCGCCGGCCTGTCCTCGCTGCCGGGGGTGCTCGAGTGCCGGCTGCGGGAGGACCATATCGAGTGCGCGGTGGATGCGGCCGACAAGCGGCTGCCGGAGCTCCTGCGGTGGCTCCACGAGCAGGGGGTGGTGGTGCGGGGATGCGAGGTGTGCGAGCCCGATCTCGAAGAGGTCTTCGTTGAGCTCAACCGTTGA
- a CDS encoding Rieske 2Fe-2S domain-containing protein, producing the protein MDAQEEPTAWRCQAAALAPGQTATFRLERNGKAVHGFVVNHAGCHHAYVNRCPHAGTPLDLWPNEFWTEDGRHLVCATHGAIFGPDTGVCLDGPCPGDRLERLPVERDGDTLVISCPT; encoded by the coding sequence GTGGATGCCCAGGAGGAGCCCACCGCGTGGCGGTGTCAGGCCGCTGCCCTGGCCCCAGGCCAGACCGCGACCTTCCGCCTGGAGCGCAACGGGAAGGCGGTGCACGGCTTCGTCGTGAACCACGCCGGCTGCCACCACGCTTACGTCAACCGCTGTCCCCATGCAGGCACCCCGCTGGACCTCTGGCCCAACGAGTTCTGGACCGAGGACGGCCGGCACCTCGTCTGCGCCACTCACGGTGCCATCTTCGGCCCGGACACCGGCGTCTGCCTCGACGGCCCCTGCCCCGGTGACCGGCTCGAGCGCCTCCCCGTCGAGCGCGATGGAGATACGCTGGTGATCTCATGTCCGACCTGA
- a CDS encoding nuclear transport factor 2 family protein: MSDLTPDEEMAEVEEANSRFYRAVESLAITEMDRIWSRGDHVRCIHPGWGPLEGWEAVRQSWQAIFKDSPEMSFTLAHVQIRVGGDIAWVTCTENILSQVRGNIGVTTALATNVFEREGGDWLMVLHHASHILTGAPPGEA; the protein is encoded by the coding sequence ATGTCCGACCTGACCCCGGACGAGGAGATGGCCGAGGTCGAGGAGGCCAACAGCCGCTTCTACCGCGCCGTCGAGAGCCTGGCCATCACCGAGATGGACAGGATCTGGTCCCGCGGCGACCACGTCCGCTGCATCCACCCGGGCTGGGGGCCCCTCGAGGGCTGGGAGGCGGTGCGGCAGTCTTGGCAAGCCATCTTCAAGGACAGTCCCGAGATGAGCTTCACGCTCGCGCACGTCCAGATCCGGGTCGGCGGCGACATCGCCTGGGTGACCTGCACCGAGAACATCCTCTCCCAGGTCCGCGGGAACATCGGCGTGACCACGGCGCTCGCCACCAATGTCTTCGAGCGCGAAGGCGGCGACTGGCTCATGGTGCTCCATCACGCCTCGCACATCCTGACTGGCGCCCCGCCGGGGGAGGCCTGA
- a CDS encoding GNAT family N-acetyltransferase: protein MPGAILGTRRLRLRPFTAEDAEAHARLYADPEVTRYLGGASAIAQTPGERSARTLEAFVRHWAEHGFGVWAVLERESGRLIGQCGLKYLPVAPVTAPEVEILYALERRCWGRGLATEAAGAALRHGFVTLRLPRIVAVTRPQHRASLGVMGKLGMSCHGSVEVCGIRAVLYALSRETYLARRDARRPGPATPTARRASDPRSARGSG from the coding sequence ATGCCAGGGGCAATCCTGGGCACCCGGAGACTCCGGCTGCGCCCCTTCACCGCCGAGGATGCGGAGGCGCATGCGCGGCTGTACGCCGATCCCGAGGTGACGCGGTATCTCGGGGGCGCGAGTGCCATCGCCCAGACGCCGGGCGAGCGCTCGGCCCGCACCCTGGAGGCGTTCGTGCGCCACTGGGCGGAGCACGGCTTCGGGGTCTGGGCCGTGCTGGAGCGCGAGAGCGGGCGCCTGATCGGCCAGTGCGGGCTCAAGTACCTTCCGGTGGCTCCCGTGACGGCGCCGGAGGTGGAGATCCTCTACGCCCTCGAGCGCCGTTGCTGGGGCCGCGGCCTCGCGACCGAGGCGGCCGGCGCCGCGCTCCGCCACGGCTTCGTGACGCTGCGGCTGCCGCGCATCGTCGCCGTGACCCGCCCGCAGCACCGCGCCTCGCTCGGCGTGATGGGCAAGCTCGGCATGAGCTGCCACGGAAGCGTGGAGGTTTGCGGGATCCGGGCCGTGCTCTACGCGCTGTCGCGGGAGACCTACCTCGCCCGCCGGGACGCCCGCCGCCCTGGCCCCGCTACGCCGACAGCGCGACGAGCAAGCGATCCACGGAGCGCTCGAGGCAGCGGCTGA
- a CDS encoding SDR family oxidoreductase, whose product MGMLDGKTALVTGAGRGIGRGIAIALAAAGARVVVNDLGASLAGEGVERGPADQVVEEIRRQGGTALANYGSVADSEQGPAMVQQVIDAWGRIDILVNVAGILRDRMIFNMSEAEWDVVVAVHLKGTFNCTRAATIAMRQQQGGRIISMSSVSALGSPGQPNYAAAKAGIIGLTWSTANAMAKYGVTANAILPSGATRMIDSTPRGQKVFAETGKWPSQMAAGTERDPDNVAPLVVYLASDAGAGVNGQVFHSFGYGYTLLAQPQAVRRLAADRRLAPEELATLFPGTLGSDLELPPGTAFGQTLDERPPTEWKDLGGGVRFWRSPREER is encoded by the coding sequence ATGGGAATGCTCGACGGCAAGACGGCGCTGGTGACGGGGGCCGGCCGCGGCATCGGCCGCGGCATCGCCATCGCCCTGGCCGCGGCCGGCGCCCGGGTCGTCGTCAACGACCTCGGCGCGAGCCTCGCCGGCGAGGGCGTCGAGCGGGGGCCGGCGGACCAGGTGGTGGAGGAGATCAGGCGGCAGGGTGGCACGGCGCTGGCCAACTACGGGTCGGTGGCCGACTCCGAGCAGGGACCCGCCATGGTCCAGCAGGTCATCGACGCGTGGGGGCGCATCGACATCCTGGTCAACGTGGCCGGCATCCTGCGTGACCGCATGATCTTCAACATGAGCGAGGCCGAGTGGGACGTCGTGGTCGCCGTGCACCTGAAGGGCACGTTCAACTGCACGCGTGCCGCCACCATCGCCATGCGGCAGCAGCAGGGCGGGCGCATCATCAGCATGTCGTCGGTCTCGGCGCTGGGCTCGCCGGGCCAGCCCAACTACGCCGCCGCCAAGGCCGGGATCATCGGGCTCACCTGGTCCACGGCCAACGCCATGGCGAAGTACGGCGTGACGGCCAATGCCATCCTCCCGAGCGGGGCGACGCGGATGATCGACTCGACGCCGCGCGGCCAGAAGGTGTTCGCCGAGACCGGCAAGTGGCCGAGCCAGATGGCCGCCGGCACGGAGCGCGATCCGGACAACGTGGCGCCGCTGGTGGTCTACCTGGCCAGCGACGCCGGAGCCGGGGTGAATGGCCAGGTCTTCCACTCCTTCGGCTACGGCTACACGCTGCTCGCCCAGCCGCAGGCGGTGAGGCGGCTGGCGGCCGATCGCCGGCTGGCCCCCGAGGAGCTGGCCACCCTCTTTCCCGGCACGCTGGGGAGCGATCTCGAGCTGCCTCCAGGCACGGCGTTCGGCCAGACCCTCGACGAGCGGCCGCCCACCGAGTGGAAAGATCTGGGCGGGGGCGTGCGCTTCTGGCGGTCCCCCCGGGAGGAACGGTGA
- a CDS encoding alpha/beta fold hydrolase yields MAKAALNGIQIEYQDGGHGPAVFLTHGYSATGRMWEGQRQALGERYRIISWDMRGHGQTDSPADPAQYSHALTVADMRALLQHLGQARAVVGGLSLGGTMSLAFRLAHPEMVRALVICDSGPGFRKPAAREEWNQQAQRRAQDLEARGLAALGGRSREMEEAMRHHRSAQGLAHAARGMLAQQDSRIIDSLPGIGVPTLIIVGGEDTPFLAPCEYMAKKIPGARLEVIAGAGHSSNLAQPEAFNRVLAEFLDSLS; encoded by the coding sequence ATGGCGAAGGCGGCGCTCAACGGCATCCAGATCGAGTACCAGGACGGCGGCCACGGGCCGGCCGTGTTCCTCACCCATGGCTACTCGGCCACCGGGCGGATGTGGGAGGGGCAGCGGCAGGCTCTCGGGGAACGCTACCGGATCATCTCCTGGGACATGCGCGGCCACGGGCAGACGGACAGCCCCGCCGACCCCGCGCAGTACTCGCACGCGCTCACCGTGGCGGACATGCGGGCGCTCCTCCAGCACCTGGGGCAGGCGCGGGCCGTGGTGGGCGGGCTCTCCCTCGGCGGCACCATGTCGCTGGCCTTCCGCCTGGCGCATCCCGAGATGGTCCGCGCGCTGGTCATCTGCGACTCGGGGCCCGGCTTCCGCAAGCCGGCCGCGCGGGAGGAGTGGAACCAGCAGGCGCAGAGGCGGGCCCAGGATCTCGAGGCCCGCGGCCTGGCGGCCCTGGGGGGCCGGAGCCGCGAGATGGAGGAGGCCATGCGCCACCACCGCTCCGCCCAGGGGCTGGCGCATGCGGCGCGGGGCATGCTGGCCCAGCAGGACTCCCGGATCATCGATTCCCTGCCGGGCATCGGCGTGCCCACCCTCATCATCGTCGGCGGGGAGGACACCCCCTTCCTCGCCCCCTGTGAGTACATGGCCAAGAAGATCCCGGGCGCCCGGCTCGAGGTCATCGCCGGCGCCGGGCACTCCTCCAACCTGGCCCAGCCGGAGGCCTTCAACCGGGTGCTGGCGGAGTTCCTCGACTCGCTGTCCTGA
- a CDS encoding TlpA family protein disulfide reductase yields the protein MPVWQALYEELHGYGFVVISVALDRSPEDARPWIEAARPTHPSLIDVEHRVADLYNMVNVPTGVWIDEAGRIVRPNDVTFGSDTFRHITGIEAARHLGLLRGWVRGEAPVMGARDVRRLQAMPGPDDQQARAEFGLGRWLVGRGRAEAAERHFVRAGELAPHNFTIRRGTMPIRGIDPMGPGFRAMLQEWVGAGKAYYRPLPG from the coding sequence CTGCCGGTCTGGCAGGCGCTGTACGAGGAGCTCCACGGGTACGGCTTCGTCGTGATCTCCGTCGCGCTGGACCGGAGCCCGGAAGACGCGCGGCCCTGGATCGAGGCGGCGCGGCCGACGCACCCGTCGCTCATCGACGTGGAGCATCGCGTCGCCGACCTGTACAACATGGTGAATGTCCCCACGGGAGTCTGGATCGACGAGGCGGGGCGCATCGTCCGGCCCAACGACGTGACCTTCGGCAGCGACACCTTTCGTCACATCACCGGGATCGAGGCGGCCCGCCATCTGGGCCTGCTCCGTGGCTGGGTCCGTGGCGAGGCGCCCGTCATGGGTGCGCGGGACGTCCGACGGCTCCAGGCCATGCCGGGCCCGGACGACCAGCAGGCGCGGGCCGAGTTCGGTCTCGGCCGCTGGCTCGTCGGGCGAGGGCGCGCCGAGGCGGCCGAGCGGCACTTCGTGCGGGCCGGCGAGCTGGCGCCGCACAACTTCACGATCCGGCGCGGCACGATGCCCATCCGCGGCATCGATCCCATGGGGCCGGGGTTCCGCGCCATGCTGCAGGAGTGGGTGGGGGCGGGGAAGGCGTACTACCGCCCGCTGCCCGGGTGA
- a CDS encoding CoA pyrophosphatase, which produces MPAFDAKLRARARLHLAAFDRRAYGGNGLRAAAVAVVLLDDIHGRACFLLTRRAAALRDHAGQWALPGGAIEAGESAERAALRELMEEVGLRRSRASVLGLLDDYPTRSGFVITPVVVWAGRVAGLAPSPAEVASVHRIPLDDLEGTDSPRLLRIPESERPVIQMPVLGKWIHAPTAAVLYQLREVVVHGRATRVDHLEQPVWAWR; this is translated from the coding sequence ATGCCAGCCTTCGACGCGAAGCTCCGGGCGCGGGCGCGGCTCCACCTCGCCGCCTTCGACCGGCGGGCCTATGGGGGGAACGGTCTCCGGGCGGCTGCCGTGGCGGTGGTGCTGCTGGACGACATCCACGGGCGAGCGTGCTTCCTCCTCACGCGGCGGGCCGCCGCCCTCCGCGACCACGCCGGGCAGTGGGCGCTGCCTGGCGGCGCGATCGAGGCCGGGGAGAGCGCCGAGCGGGCGGCGCTGCGCGAGCTCATGGAGGAGGTCGGGCTCCGCCGGAGCCGGGCCTCCGTGCTCGGCCTGCTCGATGACTACCCCACGCGCTCGGGTTTCGTCATCACGCCGGTCGTGGTCTGGGCGGGCCGCGTGGCCGGGCTCGCGCCGAGCCCAGCCGAGGTCGCCTCCGTGCATCGCATCCCCCTCGACGACCTCGAGGGCACCGACAGCCCGCGGCTGCTGCGGATTCCCGAGAGCGAGCGGCCCGTGATCCAGATGCCCGTGCTCGGCAAGTGGATCCACGCGCCCACCGCCGCGGTGCTGTACCAGCTGCGGGAGGTCGTCGTGCACGGTCGGGCGACGCGGGTGGATCACCTCGAGCAGCCGGTCTGGGCGTGGCGCTGA